One genomic region from Bradyrhizobium icense encodes:
- a CDS encoding helix-turn-helix domain-containing protein translates to MQADRGDALVLDLTEAQIGEAGLCARGGRNKEVAAKLGLDRQTVGKWRRRFVERRVAGLHDKPRSGAPRTIDDARIEAVIVRTKEN, encoded by the coding sequence ATGCAAGCCGACCGCGGTGACGCGCTCGTCCTCGATCTGACCGAAGCCCAAATCGGAGAGGCCGGTTTGTGCGCGAGAGGCGGTCGGAACAAGGAAGTCGCAGCCAAGCTGGGCCTGGACCGGCAGACGGTAGGAAAATGGCGGCGGCGTTTTGTGGAGCGGCGCGTGGCCGGGCTGCACGATAAGCCGCGTTCCGGGGCGCCGCGAACGATTGATGATGCCCGCATCGAAGCGGTGATCGTGCGGACGAAGGAGAACTGA
- a CDS encoding ABC transporter permease: protein MAAFAYASPIEKAWYYLHRLICGAVLLYLVAPILVIIPLSFNSVPFFSYPMPGLSLRWYEEFLLTDRWQGALHNSIFVAVSVTLLSTVLGTLAALGLSRPNFPWRAAVMSLLISPIIIPVVITAVALYFFYADLGLVNTYTGLILAHTTLATPFVVITVTTTLIGFDHTLTRAAAGLGAPSVTVFFKVTLPLILPGMISGALFAFLTSFDEVVIALFVAGPEQRTLPKAMFSGIREEISPTITAAATVLILLSITMLTTVELLRRRSERLRGIRNT from the coding sequence ATGGCCGCTTTCGCGTATGCCTCGCCGATTGAGAAAGCCTGGTACTATTTGCATCGGCTGATCTGTGGGGCGGTGCTGCTGTATCTGGTCGCGCCGATCCTCGTGATCATCCCACTTTCCTTCAATTCCGTGCCATTCTTCAGCTATCCGATGCCGGGGCTGTCGCTGCGCTGGTATGAGGAGTTCCTTTTGACTGACCGGTGGCAGGGCGCGCTACATAACTCGATTTTCGTCGCCGTATCGGTCACGCTGCTGTCGACTGTTCTGGGCACGCTCGCCGCCCTCGGACTCAGCCGCCCGAACTTCCCCTGGCGCGCGGCGGTGATGAGTCTGTTGATCTCGCCCATCATCATCCCGGTAGTAATTACCGCGGTGGCCCTATATTTCTTCTATGCCGATCTCGGACTGGTGAATACCTACACCGGACTAATCTTGGCGCACACCACGCTGGCCACTCCGTTCGTCGTCATCACTGTGACCACGACCTTGATCGGGTTCGATCACACGCTGACCCGGGCAGCCGCTGGACTCGGGGCGCCGTCGGTCACCGTCTTCTTCAAGGTAACACTGCCGCTCATCCTGCCGGGCATGATCTCCGGTGCGCTTTTTGCCTTTCTCACCTCCTTCGACGAGGTGGTGATCGCACTTTTCGTCGCCGGTCCTGAGCAGCGCACCTTACCGAAGGCCATGTTTTCCGGCATCCGCGAGGAGATTAGTCCGACGATAACCGCGGCCGCTACCGTGTTGATCCTGCTCTCAATTACCATGCTGACTACCGTTGAGCTGCTGAGGCGGCGATCGGAGCGCCTGCGCGGCATCCGCAACACCTGA
- a CDS encoding ABC transporter permease, translated as MVTMAAQIAGRFDSVPLRAQLQRVERRRKLKAFTLVLPLLLFILIAFAFPITRMMFNAVHDDTLLALMPRTMAALSGWDGKDLPDENAYAALAEDLKQAWAQRTTGAIGQRMNYQLSGVGSEVTSSARKASTLSGGPYKATMIEINPIWGQRDIWSLLKRGSSAYTAYYLLRSIDYQYDSDSKIVASPPDQSIFRDAFLRTLGISVGVTVATLLLGFPVAYLLATLPPRISNPLMIMVVLPFWTSVLVRTTAWVVLLQQHGLVNDALIALHIISQPAELIFNRLGTVVAMTHIQLPFTLLPIYSVMKTISPSHVRAARSLGAGPFYAFWKVYFPQTLSGIAAGCLLTFILCLGYYITPALVGGPSDQMIAYFIAYYTNEQLNWGMASALGFILLIATLVLYYVFNKLVGVDRIKMG; from the coding sequence ATGGTGACCATGGCTGCCCAAATCGCCGGCCGCTTCGACAGCGTGCCGCTGCGAGCCCAACTGCAGCGGGTCGAGCGCCGACGCAAGCTGAAGGCTTTTACCCTGGTGCTGCCGCTTCTGTTGTTCATCCTGATCGCCTTCGCCTTTCCGATCACGCGGATGATGTTCAACGCGGTTCATGACGATACGCTGCTAGCGTTGATGCCGCGGACGATGGCGGCTCTCAGCGGGTGGGACGGCAAGGACTTGCCCGACGAGAACGCCTATGCCGCTCTCGCCGAAGACCTCAAGCAGGCTTGGGCGCAGAGAACCACGGGAGCGATCGGCCAGCGGATGAACTATCAACTGTCTGGCGTCGGCAGTGAGGTAACGTCGAGCGCTCGCAAGGCGAGCACGCTTTCCGGCGGCCCCTACAAAGCGACGATGATCGAGATCAATCCGATCTGGGGTCAGCGCGACATATGGAGCCTGCTGAAACGCGGAAGTTCGGCCTATACAGCTTACTACCTGCTGCGTTCGATCGATTACCAATATGACTCCGACAGCAAGATCGTCGCCTCGCCGCCGGATCAATCGATCTTCCGCGACGCCTTCCTGCGCACGCTAGGTATCAGCGTCGGGGTTACCGTCGCGACCCTGCTGCTGGGTTTCCCGGTGGCCTATCTCCTGGCGACATTGCCGCCCAGGATCAGCAATCCGCTGATGATCATGGTCGTGCTGCCGTTCTGGACTTCGGTACTAGTGCGCACCACGGCGTGGGTCGTGCTCCTGCAGCAGCATGGCCTCGTTAACGACGCGCTGATAGCACTGCATATCATATCGCAGCCCGCGGAGCTCATCTTCAACCGGCTCGGCACGGTCGTGGCCATGACCCATATCCAGCTGCCCTTCACGCTCCTGCCGATCTATAGCGTCATGAAGACGATCTCGCCAAGCCATGTCCGCGCCGCCCGTTCGCTCGGAGCCGGTCCATTCTACGCTTTCTGGAAGGTTTACTTCCCCCAAACTCTATCGGGGATCGCCGCCGGCTGCCTGCTGACATTCATTCTGTGCCTGGGCTACTACATCACGCCCGCGCTCGTTGGAGGGCCGAGCGATCAGATGATCGCCTACTTCATCGCCTACTACACGAACGAGCAACTCAACTGGGGTATGGCTTCGGCCCTCGGTTTCATCCTGCTCATCGCGACTTTGGTGCTCTATTATGTCTTTAACAAGCTGGTTGGCGTCGACCGGATCAAGATGGGATGA
- a CDS encoding ABC transporter substrate-binding protein — protein sequence MIASVLCVVGLAAVVLAPAKTAFAGDQLTVVSWGGALQAAQRKAFFEPFTKATGIKITEDEYNGEAGKIRAMVDSKTVSWDVVVAGSGSSMQLCAEGIIETIDWNKLGLDRAKFMSGDKHDCGVPTEVTASIIAYDKDKLPNGPKTIADLFDMQKFPGKRGLWKFPMLNLEWALIADGVAVKDVYKVLRTPEGVDRAFRKLDTIKKDVVWWTSGAQPPQLLADGQVVMTAAYNGRIYDANKNSGKHFEIMWDAAQLTFNLWAIPKGSPRRDDAYKFIAFAASPQAQADLTRYIPYGPDHKDAMALVDPAILPNLPNAPDHMANALEWDAVFWADKGDDLRQRFAAWLAK from the coding sequence ATGATCGCGAGCGTTCTGTGCGTGGTCGGCTTGGCAGCGGTGGTGCTTGCGCCGGCAAAGACTGCCTTTGCGGGCGATCAGCTGACGGTCGTCTCCTGGGGCGGTGCCCTTCAGGCGGCTCAACGTAAGGCCTTTTTCGAGCCTTTCACAAAGGCGACCGGGATCAAGATCACCGAGGACGAGTACAATGGCGAGGCCGGCAAGATCCGGGCCATGGTCGACTCCAAGACCGTGAGCTGGGACGTGGTCGTCGCCGGTTCGGGCTCGTCCATGCAATTGTGTGCCGAGGGCATTATTGAGACGATTGACTGGAACAAGCTGGGCCTCGACCGGGCCAAGTTCATGAGTGGCGACAAGCACGACTGCGGCGTACCGACGGAAGTCACTGCCTCGATCATCGCCTATGACAAGGATAAGCTGCCGAACGGCCCGAAGACCATCGCCGATCTGTTCGATATGCAGAAATTCCCTGGCAAGCGCGGACTGTGGAAGTTTCCCATGTTGAATCTCGAATGGGCTCTGATCGCCGACGGCGTGGCCGTCAAGGATGTCTACAAGGTGCTCCGCACGCCCGAAGGTGTCGACCGCGCCTTTAGGAAGCTCGACACCATCAAGAAGGATGTCGTCTGGTGGACGTCCGGTGCCCAGCCGCCGCAGCTACTGGCCGACGGGCAGGTCGTCATGACCGCCGCCTATAACGGTCGCATCTACGATGCCAACAAGAACTCCGGCAAACATTTCGAGATCATGTGGGACGCCGCGCAGCTGACCTTTAATTTGTGGGCGATTCCCAAAGGCAGTCCGAGGCGAGACGACGCCTACAAGTTCATCGCCTTCGCAGCTTCGCCCCAGGCGCAAGCTGACCTCACACGCTACATCCCCTACGGGCCCGACCACAAGGACGCGATGGCGCTTGTCGATCCGGCGATCTTGCCCAATCTTCCGAACGCGCCCGACCATATGGCCAATGCTTTGGAGTGGGACGCTGTTTTCTGGGCTGACAAGGGCGACGACCTGCGCCAGCGCTTTGCCGCTTGGCTCGCGAAGTAA
- a CDS encoding ABC transporter substrate-binding protein, which translates to MIAGALAAIGSAMSALMPLKPAFAAEELRIVSWGGALQAAQRKAFFEPFTKATGIKLKEDEYNGELGKIRAMVESKTVSWDVVGGFNDWVQLLCDEGVIEKLDWKRLGLDRSRFVGTYDCGVPAEMSGTAVAYDKDKLPNGPKTIGDLFDLQKFPGKRGLWKQPRGNLEWALIADGVPIKDVYKVLNTPEGVDRAFRKLDTIKKDVIWWTSGAQPPQLLADSQVVMTSAYTGRIYDANKNSGKHFEIMWDAATWGAGDVWVIPKGTPNLNNAYRFIAFASTPQAQANLSKYIDYGPSNKDAMPLIDPAILSHFGSSHPNTWAVDSAFWNVKGDELRQRFSAWLAK; encoded by the coding sequence ATGATTGCCGGCGCCTTGGCCGCCATCGGCTCGGCGATGAGCGCGTTGATGCCACTAAAGCCCGCGTTCGCGGCCGAAGAGCTGAGAATCGTCTCCTGGGGCGGTGCCCTTCAGGCGGCTCAACGCAAGGCCTTTTTCGAGCCTTTCACAAAGGCGACCGGGATCAAGCTCAAAGAAGACGAGTACAATGGCGAGCTCGGCAAGATCCGGGCCATGGTCGAATCCAAGACCGTAAGTTGGGACGTGGTCGGTGGGTTCAATGACTGGGTCCAGCTGCTGTGCGACGAGGGCGTCATTGAGAAGCTCGACTGGAAGAGGCTGGGCCTCGACCGGTCCAGGTTCGTGGGCACTTATGACTGCGGGGTGCCTGCGGAAATGTCCGGCACGGCTGTTGCCTATGACAAGGACAAGCTGCCAAACGGCCCGAAGACCATCGGTGACCTGTTCGACTTGCAGAAATTTCCCGGCAAGCGCGGGCTGTGGAAGCAACCCCGCGGCAATCTCGAATGGGCGCTGATAGCCGACGGGGTTCCCATCAAGGACGTCTACAAGGTCCTCAATACGCCTGAGGGAGTCGACCGCGCCTTCAGGAAGCTCGACACCATCAAGAAGGATGTCATCTGGTGGACGTCCGGTGCCCAGCCGCCACAGCTACTGGCCGATAGCCAGGTCGTCATGACCTCGGCCTATACCGGACGAATCTACGATGCCAACAAGAACTCCGGCAAGCATTTCGAGATCATGTGGGATGCCGCGACCTGGGGCGCGGGTGACGTCTGGGTGATTCCTAAGGGCACTCCGAATCTGAACAATGCCTACAGGTTCATCGCCTTCGCCTCTACGCCTCAGGCGCAGGCCAATCTATCAAAGTACATCGACTACGGGCCCAGCAACAAGGACGCGATGCCGCTCATCGATCCGGCGATCTTATCCCATTTCGGAAGTTCGCATCCCAATACTTGGGCGGTCGACAGCGCCTTCTGGAATGTGAAGGGCGACGAGTTGCGCCAGCGCTTCAGCGCCTGGCTCGCGAAATAG
- a CDS encoding ABC transporter ATP-binding protein, whose product MDEPLGALDKQLREQMQLEIKHIHEDLGVTVVYVTHDQSEALTMSDRIAVFNDGIIQQLASPAELYERPQNAFVAQFIGENNRLHGKVVAMNGATCNVEVAGAANVQALAINVEAVGRPTILSLRPERVKLNPPPGSLPNVFSAQIAEVIYLGDHVRIRASVCGHDDFDQAAEFGRRGAGQAGGCDHHRLENRGLLGARGVLTMTEASRAGAGQVFDNAASHPRAA is encoded by the coding sequence ATGGACGAGCCGCTCGGCGCGCTGGACAAGCAGCTGCGCGAGCAGATGCAGCTCGAGATCAAGCATATCCACGAGGATCTCGGCGTCACCGTGGTCTATGTGACGCACGACCAGAGCGAGGCTCTGACCATGTCCGACCGCATAGCGGTGTTCAACGACGGCATTATCCAGCAGCTCGCCTCGCCCGCCGAGCTGTACGAGCGGCCGCAGAACGCCTTCGTCGCCCAGTTCATCGGCGAGAACAACCGGCTGCACGGCAAGGTCGTGGCGATGAATGGGGCGACCTGCAACGTGGAGGTTGCGGGCGCTGCCAACGTGCAAGCGCTGGCGATCAATGTCGAGGCGGTCGGCCGGCCGACCATACTGTCGTTGCGGCCGGAGCGCGTGAAGCTGAACCCGCCGCCGGGTTCGCTGCCCAATGTCTTCAGCGCGCAAATCGCGGAGGTGATCTATCTGGGCGACCACGTGCGTATCCGGGCTTCGGTCTGCGGCCATGATGATTTTGATCAAGCTGCAGAATTCGGAAGGCGTGGTGCAGGCCAAGCCGGGGGCTGCGATCACCATCGGCTGGAAAACCGAGGATTGTTGGGCGCTCGAGGCGTCTTGACGATGACCGAGGCCTCGCGCGCAGGGGCGGGGCAGGTTTTTGACAACGCCGCATCCCATCCGCGGGCGGCATAG
- a CDS encoding SDR family oxidoreductase — MAKLGPSGIRVNAICPGTVEGDRLERIMAAKARGQSTTVTAIRSQMVADSSLGKTVRPDDIAAMALFLVSNAGASISGHVFPVDADAV; from the coding sequence ATGGCCAAGCTGGGCCCGTCCGGGATCCGTGTGAATGCGATTTGCCCAGGTACGGTTGAAGGCGACCGCTTGGAACGAATTATGGCAGCCAAGGCGCGCGGGCAGAGCACCACGGTGACTGCCATCCGCTCGCAGATGGTGGCTGATTCCTCACTGGGCAAGACCGTGCGGCCCGACGATATCGCAGCCATGGCGCTTTTCCTGGTGTCGAATGCTGGCGCCAGCATATCCGGCCACGTGTTCCCGGTGGACGCCGATGCCGTGTGA
- a CDS encoding SDR family NAD(P)-dependent oxidoreductase — translation MTELPSLELAGRRAVATAAGAGIGLVIAKLFAAAGARVAICDLDNAKLKAVTETAPSIGVSRCDLADARDVERFARDAFGRLGGVDILINNAGIEGPIESIETMKVEEWNRTLAVNLTSHFLLARTALPYIRQAGRGAIVNISSVAGLTGYPFRAPYNASKWGGYRAN, via the coding sequence GTGACGGAGCTGCCCTCGCTGGAGCTTGCCGGACGGCGTGCGGTCGCGACCGCGGCAGGCGCCGGAATCGGCCTTGTGATCGCGAAGCTCTTCGCTGCGGCCGGAGCACGGGTGGCGATCTGCGATCTTGATAATGCGAAGTTGAAGGCGGTCACTGAGACAGCTCCTTCAATCGGTGTAAGCCGGTGCGATCTAGCCGACGCGCGGGACGTCGAACGCTTTGCTCGAGACGCTTTCGGACGGCTGGGCGGAGTCGATATCCTGATCAACAACGCCGGCATCGAAGGTCCTATTGAATCTATCGAGACAATGAAAGTTGAGGAGTGGAATCGAACGCTGGCAGTCAATCTTACCAGTCACTTTCTGCTCGCCCGGACGGCTCTTCCCTATATCCGTCAAGCCGGCCGCGGCGCCATCGTGAATATCTCTTCGGTTGCGGGTCTGACCGGGTATCCATTTCGCGCGCCATACAATGCGAGCAAATGGGGGGGGTATCGGGCTAACTAA
- a CDS encoding thioesterase family protein translates to MFIYRCHVQASWLDANRHMSARSYLDVFSDAGVLALRELGFGPPYLKGGHSIFTGDFHITYVREIRAGGSLTVATRILDLDSKRFVFHQEMTGDSNGALAATAEHLQLNVGVASRKVEPFLPEIFERLRGARHGQGASPPRNVGRAASLMAGAPTR, encoded by the coding sequence ATGTTCATTTACCGCTGCCACGTTCAGGCATCTTGGCTTGATGCAAACAGACATATGAGCGCTCGCTCGTATCTCGATGTGTTTTCCGATGCCGGCGTGCTAGCCCTGCGAGAGTTGGGATTTGGTCCGCCGTATCTCAAGGGAGGTCACTCCATTTTTACGGGCGATTTCCATATCACCTACGTGCGCGAGATCCGTGCCGGAGGAAGCCTGACGGTCGCAACGCGCATCCTTGATTTGGACTCCAAGCGCTTTGTGTTCCACCAAGAAATGACAGGCGACAGCAACGGCGCGCTGGCAGCCACGGCGGAGCACCTGCAGCTCAACGTCGGAGTTGCGAGCCGGAAGGTTGAGCCGTTCCTTCCAGAGATCTTCGAGCGTCTTCGGGGGGCGCGGCACGGCCAGGGTGCGAGCCCGCCGCGGAATGTCGGCCGCGCAGCGTCTCTCATGGCAGGAGCGCCGACCCGATGA
- a CDS encoding acyl-CoA dehydrogenase family protein: protein MIAGESDATEHERAISATKIQIGRSAKVINHQSIQLHGGIGMTVEHSIGHYF from the coding sequence ATGATAGCAGGCGAAAGCGATGCGACCGAGCACGAGCGCGCGATTTCGGCGACAAAGATCCAGATCGGTCGTTCGGCGAAGGTGATTAATCATCAGTCGATCCAGCTCCATGGTGGCATCGGAATGACCGTGGAGCACAGCATCGGTCACTATTTTTAA
- a CDS encoding acyl-CoA dehydrogenase family protein has protein sequence MQAITLDYLKTREQFGRKIGTFQVLQHRAVDMVVELEQSRSMVM, from the coding sequence ATGCAGGCCATTACACTCGACTATCTCAAGACGCGCGAACAGTTCGGGCGGAAGATTGGCACCTTCCAGGTGCTGCAGCATCGAGCGGTCGACATGGTTGTCGAATTGGAGCAGTCGCGCTCGATGGTCATGTAA
- a CDS encoding acyl-CoA dehydrogenase family protein: MDLAFTKEEQAFREEVRQFLRDNVPPEMRRKRLKAGRYRGMRWSQAHASSTKWAFRIGLMNMEGRVDPYATLHFRRRGAGVSHIVSNFGVSLVGPVIYTFGNEAQKKYYLPRILNVEDWWCQGFSEPGAGSDLASLKTRAVRIGDHYLVNGQKIWTTAAQYANWIFCLVRTNPDVKKQQGISFLLIDMKTPGVTVRPIQLINGGHEVNEVFFSDVRVPIENLVGEENKGWEYAKFLLGNERFSDSSVGNSKERIRRIKELAARCFAGGERLLDQAAFREKLSAVEVQLKAIEITQLQVIANASKQQKSADPASPILKLRGSEIEQATAELLMDVVGPYALPYFSEEELESGNEQPIGPDWAATIAPAYFYSRAASFYPGSSEIQKNIIAKEILGL, encoded by the coding sequence ATGGATCTCGCGTTTACAAAGGAAGAGCAGGCGTTCCGCGAAGAGGTGCGTCAGTTCCTGCGTGATAACGTGCCGCCGGAGATGCGGCGCAAACGATTGAAGGCCGGCCGCTATCGAGGGATGAGATGGTCGCAGGCGCACGCATCCTCAACAAAATGGGCATTCCGTATTGGCCTAATGAATATGGAGGGGCGGGTGGACCCTTATGCAACGTTACATTTTCGAAGAAGAGGTGCGGGCGTATCCCATATTGTGTCTAACTTTGGCGTGTCTCTCGTCGGACCAGTAATTTACACCTTTGGCAATGAGGCGCAGAAGAAATACTATTTGCCGCGCATCCTCAACGTCGAGGACTGGTGGTGCCAGGGCTTCTCAGAGCCCGGCGCGGGCTCCGACCTAGCCTCGCTCAAGACGCGGGCTGTGCGTATTGGCGACCACTATCTTGTCAATGGCCAGAAGATCTGGACGACGGCGGCGCAATACGCCAACTGGATCTTCTGTCTCGTCAGGACGAATCCCGACGTGAAGAAGCAGCAGGGCATCTCCTTCCTCCTCATCGATATGAAGACGCCCGGCGTCACTGTGCGTCCGATCCAGCTGATCAACGGCGGTCACGAAGTGAATGAGGTCTTTTTTTCTGACGTCCGCGTTCCGATCGAGAATCTTGTCGGCGAGGAGAACAAGGGCTGGGAGTATGCCAAGTTTCTTCTCGGCAACGAACGCTTCAGTGATTCCAGCGTAGGCAACTCCAAGGAACGCATCCGGCGCATCAAGGAACTTGCCGCGCGGTGTTTCGCTGGCGGTGAGCGGCTACTTGATCAGGCCGCCTTCCGCGAGAAGCTTAGCGCAGTCGAAGTCCAGCTGAAGGCGATTGAAATAACGCAGCTTCAGGTGATCGCTAATGCATCGAAGCAGCAGAAGAGTGCGGACCCTGCAAGCCCCATCCTTAAGCTGAGGGGCTCAGAAATCGAGCAGGCGACGGCGGAGCTTCTGATGGATGTGGTCGGACCTTACGCGCTACCGTATTTCTCGGAAGAGGAGCTCGAGAGCGGTAACGAACAGCCGATCGGCCCTGATTGGGCTGCGACGATCGCACCCGCCTATTTCTACAGCCGCGCAGCGTCATTCTATCCGGGCTCCAGCGAGATTCAGAAGAACATTATCGCAAAGGAAATCCTGGGCCTCTGA
- a CDS encoding carnitinyl-CoA dehydratase produces the protein MTEVITTRRDGTILEVTLDRPKANAIDVKTSRLMGETFKAFRDDPDLRVAVLKTAGDKFFCAGWDLKSVVAAGGSDDGACGDFGVGGFGGLQELRDLNKPVIACVNGMAVGGGFELALSCDLIYASDHSSFALPEIRAGVLADAATIKLPKRIPYHVAMDLLLTGRWMDAAEAYRWGLVNEVLPKEKLGHRVYEIARLLASGPPLVFAAIKETARVAEALSFQDAMNRVGRRQLATVDRLSRSEDRLEGPRAFAEKRAPVWKGR, from the coding sequence ATGACTGAGGTCATCACCACCCGCCGCGATGGCACGATCCTCGAAGTCACGCTCGACCGGCCAAAGGCAAATGCCATCGATGTCAAAACGTCGCGGTTGATGGGCGAGACCTTCAAAGCGTTCCGCGACGATCCGGACCTGCGCGTCGCCGTCCTCAAAACCGCCGGAGATAAGTTCTTCTGCGCCGGCTGGGATTTGAAGTCCGTGGTCGCGGCCGGCGGTTCGGATGACGGCGCCTGCGGCGACTTCGGGGTCGGCGGATTCGGCGGCCTGCAGGAACTACGTGATCTCAATAAGCCGGTGATTGCCTGCGTCAACGGCATGGCCGTCGGCGGCGGCTTCGAGCTCGCACTCTCCTGTGACCTGATCTACGCCTCCGATCATTCCTCCTTCGCTCTGCCGGAGATTCGCGCTGGCGTCCTGGCCGACGCGGCAACGATTAAGTTGCCGAAACGCATCCCCTATCACGTCGCAATGGATCTTCTGCTCACCGGGCGCTGGATGGATGCCGCCGAGGCGTATCGCTGGGGCTTGGTCAACGAAGTATTGCCCAAGGAGAAGCTCGGGCACCGCGTTTACGAGATTGCGCGGCTGCTTGCCAGTGGCCCGCCGCTGGTCTTTGCCGCAATCAAGGAGACAGCGCGCGTGGCCGAAGCACTCTCCTTCCAGGACGCAATGAACCGGGTAGGACGCCGCCAGCTCGCGACGGTCGATAGGCTGAGCCGCTCAGAGGATAGGCTCGAGGGTCCCCGAGCGTTCGCCGAAAAGCGCGCTCCGGTTTGGAAGGGCAGATAG
- a CDS encoding 3-hydroxyacyl-CoA dehydrogenase NAD-binding domain-containing protein, which produces MPEMSKLLPERLPRVVGLLGGGIIGGGWAARFILNGVDVKLYDPSPGAVETVQVTLASARRAYRRLTQVPLPDEGALTVVNSVADAVSGVELVQESASERLELKQQLFATASRAAAPETLICSSTSGFRPSVLQTGVDHPERLLVAHPFNPVYLLPLVELCGGRRTAPEMLARAAEIYRAVGMHPLVVRKEVDGFVANRMQEALWREALWLVHDDVATAEEVDDAVRYSFGLRRAVVGPFRIGGGGAAMRQFLDKWKPELTSPWTKLTDAPKYTEAFIDKLAEQTDARAEKLTAPELEQKRDNGLVAVLRGLRSEEYGAGETLARWERGLRDRIPQLTDGSGPLRIPAIEIPADWIDIYGHVNESRYLELCGMGTSGLFSWIGIDGAYRSKYGSFYTLETHLSHLLELYAGDRVQVLTQVLGADEKCLHIFHVLTREGEERPAATSEQMLIHVNAASRHSGPVQGKVRERVLELARLHAELPRPQRAGASIGLRSTRNRRENLSTAASCPGPAVKCNA; this is translated from the coding sequence ATGCCTGAGATGTCAAAGTTGTTGCCTGAGAGGCTGCCGCGAGTGGTCGGGCTACTAGGGGGAGGAATCATCGGCGGAGGGTGGGCCGCACGATTCATCCTTAACGGAGTGGACGTGAAACTGTATGACCCCTCGCCGGGAGCGGTCGAGACCGTTCAAGTGACGCTCGCTAGCGCGAGGCGCGCATATCGGAGGCTGACGCAGGTCCCACTACCAGACGAGGGGGCGCTCACCGTAGTGAACTCGGTGGCGGACGCGGTGAGCGGTGTGGAGCTCGTGCAGGAGTCCGCGTCCGAGAGGCTGGAGCTCAAGCAGCAGCTGTTCGCGACTGCCAGCCGGGCGGCGGCCCCCGAAACGCTGATTTGCTCCTCGACCTCGGGATTTCGGCCGTCAGTGCTGCAAACGGGGGTGGATCACCCGGAGCGGCTGCTCGTTGCGCACCCGTTCAACCCAGTGTACCTGCTGCCGTTGGTTGAGCTGTGCGGGGGACGGCGCACCGCGCCCGAGATGCTGGCGCGAGCGGCGGAGATCTACCGGGCAGTAGGAATGCACCCGCTCGTGGTCCGCAAAGAAGTGGACGGGTTCGTCGCGAACCGGATGCAGGAGGCGTTGTGGCGGGAGGCGCTATGGCTGGTGCATGACGATGTGGCTACGGCGGAGGAGGTTGACGACGCTGTCCGTTACTCCTTCGGGCTTCGCCGGGCCGTCGTGGGACCCTTTCGGATCGGCGGCGGCGGGGCTGCCATGCGTCAATTTTTAGATAAATGGAAACCCGAGCTGACGTCGCCATGGACCAAGCTCACCGATGCGCCCAAGTACACCGAGGCCTTCATCGACAAACTAGCCGAGCAGACGGATGCTAGGGCCGAGAAGCTGACCGCCCCAGAGCTCGAACAAAAGCGCGACAACGGTCTTGTGGCCGTGCTGCGGGGACTGCGCTCTGAGGAATACGGCGCGGGCGAGACGCTTGCCCGCTGGGAACGTGGGCTGCGCGATCGCATCCCCCAGCTCACTGACGGTTCTGGCCCACTCCGAATACCAGCAATAGAGATACCGGCCGACTGGATCGACATCTACGGGCACGTCAACGAGAGCCGCTATCTCGAGCTCTGCGGCATGGGCACCAGCGGCCTGTTCAGTTGGATCGGCATTGACGGCGCGTACCGCTCAAAATACGGGTCGTTCTACACGCTCGAGACGCACCTGTCCCATCTCCTGGAGCTGTATGCCGGCGATCGCGTGCAAGTGCTCACACAGGTCCTCGGCGCCGACGAGAAGTGCCTCCATATCTTCCACGTGCTCACGCGCGAGGGCGAGGAGAGGCCGGCGGCCACGAGCGAGCAGATGCTGATTCACGTCAACGCAGCCAGTCGGCATAGCGGGCCTGTGCAGGGGAAAGTGCGCGAGCGCGTGCTGGAGCTGGCCCGACTGCACGCGGAGCTGCCTCGTCCCCAGCGCGCCGGCGCAAGCATCGGGTTGCGCTCAACGCGAAACCGCCGGGAAAACCTCTCAACTGCCGCGAGCTGTCCTGGACCCGCCGTAAAATGCAACGCCTGA